In Podarcis raffonei isolate rPodRaf1 chromosome 11, rPodRaf1.pri, whole genome shotgun sequence, the sequence tccctgaacagggctgccttcagatgtcttctgaatgtcaggtaattatttatctctttgacatctgatgggagggcgttccacagggcgggcgccactaccgagaaggccctatgtctggttccctgtagcctcacttctcgcaatgagggaaccgccagaaggccctcggcgctggatctcagtgtccgggctgaacgatgggggtggagatgctccttcaggtatacaggaccgaggccgtttagggctttaaaggtcagcaccaacactttgaattgtgcttggaaacgtactgggagccaatgcagatctctcagaaccggtgttatgtggtcccggcggccactcccagtcaccagtctagctgccgcattctggattaattgcttTTGGATTAATTAATTTGGATTAATTAATATTAAAGAGGCTTGGAGCTTATGTAAGGAACAAATTACATAACCTATTTCATGAGTTGTAAAGACACAAAAGTCAAATGAAAATTCAGAActctttaattaaaaaaccctGTGTGGGTACCTTCCAATTGCCACATCCCTAACTTCCCTCAAAACCCAACCTAAGTCactaaaaagcaaaaaataaacctGGAGCAAGTCTAACTGTTCCTTACTAATGGGGGGGCACTGAAGGGAGAGACGCTTTCATCAGCTGGGTGCATTTTATTCACAATTTTGGTGCTGTGTATAtattaggggatgcgggtggcgctgtgggttaaacagagcctaggacttgccgatcagaaggtgggcggttcgaatccccgcgacagggtgagctcccgttgctcggtccctgctcctgccaaccaagcagtttgaaagcacgtttgAAAGcggaggtaccgctccggtgggaaggtaaacggcgtttctgtgcgctgctctggttcgccagaagcggcatagtcatgctggccacatgacccggaagctgtacgccggctccctccgccaataaagcgagatgagtgccgcaaccccagtgggccacgactggacctaatggtcaggggatcctttacctttatattacacCATGCCCCATCAATGGGCTCAGTGTATAAAGTAAGCTTAAGATGCAATGTAACTTTACCCCTTTCCCTAAATAACATGGTTATTGCTTGTTCTTTGCCTTTTACATAATCACATCTTTCCCTCTGTTAGCATGCCGGTTCAAGGCCAGCTCAAGCCACATCCTAAAATCCCCCAAACTGGTTTATGGCGCTGGTGgtgtgtgtaggattgtgctgcttGTTAGATCCTATTGCAAACTTAAGCCTTTAATCAAGACTAGAGAGCCATAACTgaaaccaattttattttttcattgttTACCTGCACCTCCCTATGGTGCTATATAAATTTTGATAATTTCTGAGCCTTTCAGGTTAGGGTTACTTATTGAAAGGAGTAATCATTTAGGGTTTTGTCCTAAAGAAATTGAAGTGAAACTTTTATTAACTTAAAACATTAGCAACACACAGCACTTTTTCACAACCAGCAGTCCGTCTTACTTTCATCTTTTAAACATGCCATTTGTGTATATCAACTCCTCTTCTTAAAGTCACATTttccatgtaccgtatttttcgcaccataggacgcaccgttttagaggggggagaacaaggggaaaaaattcttccgctctctgcccagcgccccttcagcgaagcggcaggaagcgctgcgcagagagtgggagaattttccccccgttttcccgctctaaaacaaggtgcattcaggcggctaccttggaagcctggagagctagaggggtcagtgcgcaccgacccctctccctctccaggctcctttcgacctgctctttggggctggcggggggaagcccaccactagccccaaagagcaggtcagggagcagcggaaaggctgctgccatagtcacgcgtcacttctccagctgggagagggtcgcggggctatggcttctttagccccgcacgcgctctcccggctggagaggtgatgcgcggctatggaggctcctgccatagccgcgcgtcacctctccagccgggagagggtcgcggggggctgagAAGCCATTGATAATAATCACTCCTCTCGAAATATACCTATttggacatctggagggcttacATTAACCTGCATGCTTAACTTTAGATGGATGTATTGGTGGGGTTTTATCACAATCCTAAtaattattaaaatataataaagaaaataatattcCTGCTtgttaaatttgcaaataaaaacaataaataaaaaagcatgtGCGGTTAacttaaaattttgttttttatttgtgaacTGAATAGATGTTTATTCCCGAGCCATCAGTTTCTGCTTCTTCAGTTTCTTTTGAGATATCTggggagaaaacaaaagaaatccATATCACTTGACCAAAAACATTCACTGAATGCTGAAACCAATTAGAAAACGTATTTACCACGCAGTATATTTTCCATAACTCCGGAGAGATTATTGTATGTAAGAATCACTGCAATGTATTTATCTATTACCAAGCACAGCTCCAGGAAAAATATCCAGAAAGCAAATAACAGACCATTATTTCCATTGGTAAATCTCAGTATTTGGGGTAACTACTTATGCCAGTGATAACCAATAGCAAACACTGtgtctttcagatgttttggactacaactcccatcatcagacaattctccatgctggctggggctgataggagctgggagTCCCAAAAAAATTGGAAGACATCAACATTGACTACCTCTGACTTGACCATTAAAGTCACTTCTATTATTCTATTTCCATTACAGACTTCATAATTATGTTCAAGCCCCACAGACAGGTAGACAATAAGTTAAAATAAACATAGAAGCTAAATTTATGAGActtatatgctgttttttgtttctgtgttaAATCCTCCATAGCTGTTTACAATATTAGCAGTTTACAATATTAGCAATCACTGTACCGACTTTCACATAAAGTTTTGCTGACTACAAgaattttcttttgtaaatacttGCAGAAAATAGTattgaaatatttgaaataacTGACCTAATTACCATTGGAGTGCAACTCTAAAACACATCTGATGTTAACACATCTGAGTTACCATGTATAGGACAGCCCTGATCACTTCTTTAAACAGTTTCCCCTCTTTAAATTACCTTGCAAAAATTCAAATCAAGTTCtagttattttggtgtcattttGGCTATCTGTACATTTGagtagacatttatttatttaaaaagcttcATACCTTCTTCTTTTGAGCAACTTCCTCTTCTGGCTTAGGGACAATTTGCTCCTTCTCTGTGAGGATCATCTCAATGTGGCAAGGAGAACTCATGTAGGGGTTAATGCGACCATGAGCCCTGTAGGTTCGCCTGCGCATTTTGGGAGCTTTGTTAACCTGAATGTGCTCAATTACCAGAGAGTCTACATCCAGACcctgcgggtggggtggggggaataaaaaGTTCTCATTACAACCCCATAACAAAATAGATTTACCTAGTTCAAAGTGAATCACTAACTTTCCTTAACCACACCTGAAAAGTCAACTAGCAAGACCAGTAATTACAGTGGCTCAGAATCTTGTGTTTGTTTCATGGTTATTCCAAAGGTGTCCTAAGATAGTCATCACTGCCACCAAAGTCTGTTACATTACACTGTACCCAAGAACCCAATCTTTTGCCTTCAACAATCCTCCTGTAAATCCCAAGTCTCTTACCGAATACTACTTCAGATCCTCAATACCAACTCCACTGAACCAAAGGTgtgtttttgcttttcaaaatttgGATTACTATTAGAACTGataagggacgcgagtggcgctgtgggttaaaccacagtctaggacttgctgatcagaaggctggcggttcgaatccccacgatggggtgagctcccattgctcggtcgctgctcctgccaacctagcagtttgaaagcacgtcaaagtgcaagtagataaataggtaccgctccagcgggaaggtaaacggtgtttctgtgtgctgctctggtttgccagaagcggcttagtcatgctggccacatgacccggaagctgtacgccggctccctcggccaataaagcgagatgagcgccgcaaccccagagtctgtcacgactggacctggtggtcaggggtccctttaccttttactagaaCTGAAACTTAACCCAACATGACAAGCTGCATGAAATTTTACCTTGAGCTCAGCATTGCTCTCAGCATTTTTAAGCATGTGCAGGAGGAACTCGGCACTCTTTTTTGGCCAACGCCCCTGTGTCCAGCCCCACTGCTTGGCCTGCAAGATGAGAGTTCAGTATGAGTATACTTTTGAAGAAAAATGCTAAACatgatttgttttggaggctgcTCAGAATCAAAACTTCTTTTCACAGTTAATCCAAAGGTGTCCTAAGAAAGTCATCACAGCAACCACAGGCAAGCATAAGAGAATGTGATTCTATCCAACAACTGAAGGCACTCATATGTAATTCCCCATAGCAAACCAAAAAATAAGGATTCAATAAACACCAAGTAATATATTGCATCCATTTTCCTAGAATTTTCCAGTTTCTGCCCCCCAAAAGGACTTGCATAGTGACTGTTAGCAATCCAGTTACTGTGAAATTGATCTGCTGCTGAGAGAAGCATTATTGGTACCCAACTGACAGCAGAGGGACAATGTAGCCCCTGTGTACCAAGTACAGAACAGGCTTTCTGGTCAGTGACAAATTTCTTCGCAACTCATTGTGGCTCCAATTTTTAACATGCATCTTCATCAATATTCACCAGCCTTCATGTTCAAGATATTCTTTGTACAACAGATATCCTCAAACACTACTGAATGAAATTACTGACTTTCAAAAAGTTTTCCTCAAATTGCTAACAGTTTTCTCCAAATCCATCCATACCTGGGCACATCTGCCAACACCACCATTGTAACGACGGAAGGGAACACACTGCTTCTTTAGGGTCACATCCTTTAAGTACTTGGTAGCTTTCCGGATGTGCATACCCTTGATAGCCTGGGCAGTCTCACGTGTGTTCTAAAGGGGTGAAATGATAATTGCATTATTGGCTATTTTCCCATTAGTTATCTAGGCTGTAACTATGGTGCCATTTACTATAATAAGAGTCTACGCTTGTATAGTAACTGTAGCTTAACTAGGGAAGTAACTGCTCAGAGCCACTTAGCTGTTTTCATTATGAATCCAAAGGTGTCCTAAGTTGGTCATCACTGCAGCTACATTCATTTCACCACCCCTGAAACAAACATCAATCCCCTTTGATGGTATCAGAATTTTGTACTAATTGTTCTTAACAGGCCATCTGATCAAGACAAGGTTTGTATTAAAGAGCTATCTgggtattatttattacattatatATAATGGAAAACTCATTTGCACGGGGTGTTACAGAACTCCATAGAAAAATTCTAATGTAACATCATGCTCTCCTCTTCACAAGATTTGACAATATATTACAGAAAGCACCCTCTTGACAAAAGTGAACTGCCTTCTACCTACTGACCAAGGCAATGCAAGACTGTCTATACCAAGTGTAATCTCTTCCTTCTTCCGATATATATTATATAATCTTGtactaccttgttgttgtttcaggATTTATTAGCGCTTTACTGTTGTGTTTAAAACTCACGTtaaaaatcagagagagagagatttgactAGCCTTGGCAGCCAACCCCAAAATTGTAGTCACTAGGACTCTGTGCCTATTATTCCCCTGTTCCTCACCagttttgaaccaggaagggtggctTGCTAGTTTGAGTACCTAGGCAACACAGTAGCCAGTACAGTCCCCATTACCAGCAGTTCTTGAAAGAGGGATGTTAGGTAGAGAATGAAAATTGTTTTGTGCAGCACAAGCTTTACAATAAAGTGTACATGACCAGGTGATGTTTAGAAAATCTGATGTGACAATCTTGTGATTAAAGCACCATAATCTATGAATTCTGCTTCCATCAAATTACAGTGTGGCCCACTCCACAtccactgcttttttcttttggggggggtggggaaatcaaAGTAAGATTTCACATACCTTAAAGTGAACACGAAGGTTGGACCCCCTTGACTTGCATGCTGTGGGGAGAAGGGATAAAAACATGGTAATTCTGAAAGTTTTGGTAATCACTAAAGTATGAGACACGTACCATAGGAAAAATACTTACATTTTGTGGGGTTCTCCGGATCAAGTGAGTAGCGGACCATTTTCAGAGCTTACctagagggggggaaataaatatatcTTTCAGCATTGTAGCCATAAATTACACACACTCTCCAAATTGCTGGTTAGAAAAAAGCTGCTCAGAGGGATGTGAGTATTTTCATTATTTAATCCAAAGGTGTCCTAAGATAGTCATCAGTGCAGCTTCCATTTTTACAACAATATTTTCAAACTATGTACCACTTAACCACCTTTCTGCAATACACACACATTCAAGGTTCATTCCCCCCGCTATTTGCCACCCTATAGTGTAATTAAAGTAAGATAATGTGCTATTAGAAGGTAATGAGATACTATTGCCCCGTAAGAACGATTGTGCCCATTTTCAAGTACATACATAACAAATGCACAATCCTACTATAAAGCACAACACTTGATGGCTTGCAATCTTTTCTCCTGCTAGCACAAATAATAACCCTCCCCTGCCTTCCTCCACTACCAAAAGCAGCGACAAATTACACATAAATATGGTGTTCCTGGACTGCACTGCAAAAGGCCCTGCTGCATTTCAGAAGCCCACAGTACCACATGCCCATCCATATTTGAAGCAACCATGCGGCCTCCCAGGCCTGCCAAACCCACGGGTGGGGGGAAGCTGGCAAAGAAGAGAATCCCaactttcatttcacttttaatttgtatattgccTTTCTACATTACaaaactcaaggcagtttacaagctgaagaaacagcaaAGTCTACAGCAGAATCCACACACCTTATACCAATCCAATAAAAGCCATAAGAAGAACATAACGTTAAACAACTTGCATAATATAAAGTTGTATTCAATAACCCATTGGAAAACAacagtacacaataaaattaagcaCCAGCAAATAATAAAGCAAAAAATCACCCGTAGCAATTACAATAAGTACTAAGCTATAATCAATGCAAAAATAACAAGTCACAATGCACCAAAAGCCGCAGTGCATACAAGACCACGAAAAAAatatcaaattgagaaacaaaggcACACAACTTATttaattcttattttttaaatccctGAGTATATCTTGCCTTTCCACTTAACCCACCCAAGGATGAGCCGAAAATACGAGGCCTACCTGCAGAAAACCTATATAACTGATTCCCTCCCCATCTCTTTCTCCCACGGCTCATTTGCATTTCCAAAGCAAGGCTTCCACATCCGGGGTTTTCAGAATCCCCAGTCGCTTGCAGAGGCCATTTTCCCCCCCTACCCCGGACTTCTCCGGGCGCCCGAATTTCAATCTTCCCCGCCCCAAAGAACGGAAATACCGTGGCGGGCGAACAGCTATTCGCCTCCCTTCTCCATCTAAGGAGGGCTTCTAGGGGCCCGGGCCGGGATGGAGGCCCGCGGCGGCGGATACCAGCCCAGGCCCAAAGCAGTCGCCATCAGACTCACCTTACAGCCACAGCTACCGCCGGGGAAAAGGAAGGGCGAAGGATTCTGGGAAGCCTTCGTGCCGCTTCCGGGTCTCGCGAGAAGACGCCGCAAACGCGAGTTCGTCAGTAAGGGAGCGGGAAGGAATTGCACAGCCGGGCGTAAAACGAAGAATGCGCCCAGGCACCGTTCATAAAGTGCTATAGAACAGATAAAACGGACAcgccaggaaagagagagaaatataaatatttttacatttatactcTGCGAAAAAATCCAACTCAAAGGTGCATACAAATcaaaatataatcaaaacaattcAGTTTTAAAAATTCTTAACATTCAGTTAAATATAACCAAACATCAATGATATGCGTCTATATGCAAGGAAAAGCTTTTTTCCAAATCACTTATGCTGAACAATATTCGCTTAAATGCCATGGTGCTGCTATTTTAGTCAAATGCAAATTCAGTCCTATCAGATCATTGAGTTTTTAATTGTCTCTTCATATCTGATTTCCAATTttaacacctttctctttttggAATAGAATATTCTGCTGGCGACACCAAGGCTGAAACTTTGTTTttcgatacgatacgataatctttattgtcattgtcccatacagaacaatgaaattgaaaaaatctacatcagacttTCCTCTGACTTTCTGTGTCTTTGGTAGCACCACAGCATAAATTCTATATGTAATGTCTTTCCTGACATCAGTcaatcattcattttatttgtatgccttcTCCCCCAAGttaaaaaccatgctcaaggcagcttacaatataattaaaccttgcttttccttttccctccttccATGACCTCTCCTTGCCACATGGAGATGTAGCcatgctgagggaaagtttcacCTCTTAAGTTTCTCCTTGTCCACATACCAGTTAAAGGCTTAGAAATCCTGCCATTTAAAAGCAAGACAGACCCAGTACCAGTGGATTTCTTTTATTCTGTAAAGTGTGCTAGCACAGGTGCTCAAGCAATTAACCAGCATTACTGACGGGCttacttacattttaaaaattctattctgcctttcctccagaATTGGCTTGTGGTTTggcttattatttatttgaaacaaatttaaacaatgcaaaaacacacattAGAACTGACCTAATGTGACCTAAAAACAAACACAGAGCAGCAACAGTAAACAGCAGTTAAAATATAACAGGTTTTTATTATTTGCCATTATTTGCTTTGGAAGAAAGGATATTTTGAATCTGACAACATTGGCATCAGAGGAAAGTggctggggagagaattccatagggcaccaccacagaaaaggctctgccTTTTGAGCCACCCAGTTCACTTTACCATTCCTGGAGGGCCGCACAACTTTCTGTACTGCCTTTTGGAGAGTGATACCCTTTGCATACTAATGGACAGAGAGAGGAAATAAACAATTTTTACACTGgcagttccccatttgtggaatgcctacCTTGGTGAGGTGCATGTTCCTTCACTGGCTTTCAGGATAGTTAATGTAAAGAAATCCTGTCTAcctaggcatttgatggctgaaagatgtTGTCATGGCAATCCTAAATTGAgtgcttttaaaaaggttttattATGGATGtgcttgccaccctgggctcttttggcagaaagggcaggatataaatataataataataataataataataataataataataatactgttatGAGATTGTGGGTGTCAGACTCCCCTAAATTCCAAGGTACCGCGgctgttagaatttaatcaaggcttgggaAGTTAAACCGAATGCCAGACTCCTAATCCCTGGACCCAACTTTCTGTGTTTAGGAGATTGCCTGGGCCAAAGTGTTCCATAAAAAGCTGGAGACTGAGTGAGGAAGGCCTTGCATGGACGTGAGGTCATcaaggtgtgtgtttgtgagtgtgCAACAAAGGATGGTTGGGTTGGTAATTGGAAATAGAAAAGACAGAAACACATGATTATGCTCTTTGTGAGAATTCAGTGCTGTGGCATCAGACAATATCCACCTGCCTACACATCCACAGACCTAACAGGTAACCAGCATCTGATGGAGGgataatgctgtgagcccttccatcttaAACTCAGCTTACAtctgtgtgtaaataaaaccaaatatcacaaagacaccacagtctccagtgACCTTCATACCCAAGGCATGCACTGGTACCCCTGAAATCTCTCACcgttcagagattggggtgcacATAACAATAGTTTTCTAGATAAGAAACAATTAAGCAATGCAGCacaagtttaaaaaaaataaaaaatcaggcaAAGCCAAGCCACCAGGTGGAGCTGTTTGCTATTGTCTTGACAGCTTGACGAAAATCTGCATAATTTAGATGCAGAAACAGAAATTATATGTCTCTTCCACATCACTCTTTCTTTTCCATACTGAAGAAGGCAAAGtgaaaataaatttaatgattctCCTCCGAATCCTTGCAATTGATCAACCTGTGATTACGGTACTTTTTGCTTATTTCTAGCAGAAATAGCTAACAACCTAAGACGGTCAGAATCCATAGAGCTTCATTTGATGAAACCAAAAGCTTGCATTATACACAGCCCGTTCTCCCAGACTTCTGTTTTTGGGAACATAGATCCCGGAATCCAGTAATTAATCTGGCTGGTCTGCGACTCACTAAACTGACCACTACTAGGGCCCTGACATGGCTCAATGGGCTAACTGATTGGGAAGGCTCTGAGAATTTCACCTTTATCTCCCCGCAGGGAAATAGTGTGGGGGATTATATTCTGATACCCACTAAAATGATGCCCTAAGTGGCTGAGTTTTACATCGGTGATCCTATGTTCAGTGACCATATCCCTCTGCATTGTAAATTTGTCTTTCCATCGAGGAAGACAGAACAGTCAATTAATTCCCCTCAGGAATCGAGTTAACGAGCATACACTATCTCTTTTCCAAAGCTTGGTGAGTTCTGATCATGTGATCCATTTGTTCTTGGTAGAGAAAGGTGAACTTCCCCCTGCTGTTGGAGCCACTTGGTTTGAAGAATTTATTGATATTTTAATAACGGAACTGTCCCATTTGCACCCGTTTAGGCCACCTAAGATGAGAGGGATTGGCGATTGAACTGACAAATAAACCATAGCAATTGAGGTTAGGAGAATCTATCAAGAGTTCAGAGAGACGGGCAGCTCTCGATTGCCTGACATTTACTTCTCCAGATCCCAACAACTCAGGGAAACTATCCAGCTCAGCCAGACAAGATATAATCAGGCATGATGCCATACGCTACTTTCAGCCATCCTAACGAAAGATCATAAGAAATTTTGGAAGGCTGTAGCAGACTCCCCACAGACACAGGATGATTCGTTGACATTGAGGGCTTTCTTCTCTCCCTGCTACTCTTTTTAAGCCAACAAATAAACATACAAAAGCGGGAACTCTCAGGATCCTTGTGGAATCTATGCAGCCCTGTTTCTCCCAGCCCTGAAGCCCTACAATTATACAATTTAGAACAGATTGGACCTTGTACACCCCCTGCTGGAGCTTTATTTCACATGCTTCTAAAGTTGATTTTCAGCAGTTTGGAAGATTTTGTGTCTGTGACAGACAGGCAAGATCTCACACagtggttgttgtttgtatttgttttttttttattaaatatttattggcgttttcaagaaacacacaacaaacaagaacaagaaataaacaaaacaaaaaaaaacacaaaaatacataatattcaaaactaaacaacaacaaaaatagaaaaaacacataaagtttctgatacttattattcttaaccttatttctcagacctcctcacacctccccttcttgtattcaaatttaaattgtcagttcagcaagtccttaacttatttcggttgttgtttgtatttgaACTATTTTGAAAGCTGTATGCACTTTtcccttttgttttttaatggatgTTGCATTGTTTTTCAGGtgtgaataaaaggtaaaggtaaagggacccctgaccattaggtccagtcacagacagcctctggggttgcggcgctcatcttgctttactggccgagggagccggtgtacagcttccgggtcatgtggccagcatgacaaagccacttctggcaaaccagagcagcgcacagaaacactgtttaccttcccactggagtggtacctatttatctacttgcactttgatgtgcttttgaactgctaggttggcaggagcagggacagagcaatgggagctcagcccgtcaccgggattagaaccgccaaccttctgatcggcaagccctaggctctgtggtttaaccctgttTTCCATCCTTTCTTCAAATCTTACCAGAGCGAGTGGGAGCCTGCCCAGCTTCTTAACTGCCCTTTTACTATATCAGGAGAATTTGTGGAGGGGATAGCTGTTTCTCCCAGGCACTGGGTTAATAGGTTAACTTGGGTTAATAGGTTAtttggtttcagcttaagaaactTACACAGCTTTCCCATTATAAACTCAGTCTTCCCATTGCTTATGCATAGTAAAATATAGTTAAGTCGTTAGGTTCAGGATTACAACCTTAACAAGTGGATTTCCATCATTTTGTTATTATTcttcctgtaataataataatactcatcCGGCCATTCCACGCACTTCCTTTTGACCCCCACTTGTCAAGTATCTCAATCTCTGGAGAGAGACTGCAATTATTCTGCTAGTGAAATTGAACTTCACTGACTTCAGCAGGGGGTCAATTGACGCAAAGGCATTTCTGAACAACATAGCCTTGAGGTCCTGCGAAAATAATGTTTGGCAATACACCTATGTGTTAGCTAATGCAAGTTAATTATCAATCACTCTAAATACTAACAGAGTGTGTatgtttttcttaatagaatcatagaacagtagagttggaagggaccccgagggtcatctagtccaaccccctgcaatgcaggaatctcagctaaagcatccttcaccctttaaagcccttcacggcctaggaccctcgtacctacgggaccgcctctcctggtatgccccacagagagcctcaaggtccataaataacaacaccctagcggtcctgggccctaaggaagttagtttggcttcaaccagagccagggccttttcaactttggctccggcctggtggaacgctctgcctcatgagaccagggccctgcaggatctgatttctttccgcagggcctgtaagacagagttgttccacctggcctttggcttggagccaatttgattccctccctccctctctttcttttttcttttccttctcctcctgcgatgaggctacattttaatattttaatgttccattattttaatgttgtattttatttttgtttttaagttataatcattcatcttgtttttattattgcttgtaagccgc encodes:
- the RPL17 gene encoding 60S ribosomal protein L17, with the protein product MVRYSLDPENPTKSCKSRGSNLRVHFKNTRETAQAIKGMHIRKATKYLKDVTLKKQCVPFRRYNGGVGRCAQAKQWGWTQGRWPKKSAEFLLHMLKNAESNAELKGLDVDSLVIEHIQVNKAPKMRRRTYRAHGRINPYMSSPCHIEMILTEKEQIVPKPEEEVAQKKKISQKKLKKQKLMARE